In the Sulfurivermis fontis genome, AACCCTCGCAGAGGAGCAACACCATGCGCATCAGCATCGCCTACGCCGAACCGCACTACCAGTTCTGGCAAGAACTCGACATCGACGACGGCGCCACCGTCGCCTACGCCATCGAGCGTTCCGGCATTCTCGGCCGCTTCCCCGAGATCGATCTGGAGGAACAGAAGGTGGGCGTATTCGGCAAGGTGGTGAAGATGGACGCCGTGCTCAACGAAGGCGACCGCCTGGAGATCTACCGGCCGATCACCGCCGACCCGGAGACGGTGCCGCGAAAGGATGGCGGGGAGGAAGACGAGGATTGACGTTCGCCAAAACCGGCGAGCGGATGTGGCGCGAGGTTGGCGAAGCGGGTGTCCCGCAGCCCAGGTGCCAACCGAGCGGCGATGACAAGCGGTGGACTGAAGTCAGCCCTACGCTACGAGGTTGCCAGCCACTGGCGCAGGAACTGCTTACGTTTGCGTTCGCCGAGGTGGTCGATGATCTTGCTGCGTACCTCGCTGAACGGGATGACGCCGCCGGGCTCGATGGCCTCGCACCAGAGGATGTGCAGGCCGATTTCCGATTCGAGCACCTCGCTCACCTCGCCGGCGGCCAGCGTGAACAGCGCAGCGTCGAGGGCGGCGTAGAGCATGCCCGGTTTGACGCGGCCGAGACGGCCGCCCTCGAGGGCGCTGGGGCATTCGGAATGGCGCCGGGCCATGGCCGCGAACTGCTGCATCGGGTCGGTGATCTCGCGGCGGATCTGCTGCAGGCGCGGCAGGGCGCGGTCGCGGCGGTTGTCCGCATAGGCCTCGTTGAGGGTGATGAGGATGTGGCGGACGGTACGGATCTCCGGGCGGGTGAAGCGCTCGGGGTGCTGATAGTAGTAGATGGCCGCCTCGTCGTCGCTGACGGTGCAGTGCGCGGCGGAGACACGCTCGATGACGGCATCGACGCGCAGTTCGCGCTCCAGCGCACCGCGCAGTGTGAGCGGGTCCAGGCCGTTGCCGGCCAGATCGTCGCGGAAAGATTCTTCGTTGTCGTAGCGGACGCGGATGGATTGCACCGCCTGCTCCACCACCGCCGCCGGCACATGCACATCCTGCGCGGCAGCATGCGCCAACACGCGGTCCTGCAACGCCGCCGCACGTGCGACCTGCAGGTCCACCGCCTGCCGCTCGTCGTCCGACAGCTGCGCCGGGGTGCGCTGGAAACCGGCCAGGGCGGTGCGCAGGCGCAGGTAGTTGTCGGTGGTCATGCCTGTTCCTCCACGGGATTCAGGCCGCGCTCCGGCACGCGCAGGGTCAGGTCGTGAAAGATGACGTCGTAGCTGACGCCAGTTTCATCGTCGCGCCACACCTTGAGGATCTGGCCACGCGCGCCGGCCTGCACCAACACCTTGCCCTGATGGGCCAAGGTCAGCGCGGCGCTGACGTATTCGCGGCTTTCGAAGCGGCTCGGCACCCAATGCGCGGCGGCGTCGATCAGTTCCTCTTCGCGGCAGCCGACCACGCGTTCGTCGTCCAGGAAGTGCACCTCGTAGATGATCTGATCCTGCAGAAAGGTGCCGATGTTGCGCACAAAGCCGACGCTGCCACGGCGCACCAGCAGGTCGCCGGTGGCCATGCCCGGAAAGGTGCCGTCATTGCGCACGTTGCGGATCACGCGCACCTTGTCGCCGTAGTCGAATTGCGGTCGCATCAGAAGCTCCTGATATCCGTGAACGTCACCGGTACCTTGCGCGGCGCGGCGGCCTGGAACACCTTGAACACCTTTTCGGTCACCGCATCGGACAGCACGAAGTCTTGATAGGCGGCAGCCAGTGCCTCGCGGTAGGCAGCACGCTGTGCATCCTCGTCCTCCGGCAGGCTCACCCGCTGCATGTAGTCATGGAAGCGTTGCAGGATGTGCAGGCGGTAGACCTGCACCACGGCACGCTCGTAACCGATGCCGAAGTAGTCGAGGAAATCCTCGGTGCTTTCCAGATCCTGCAAATCGTCGTTCAGCGTGCTCATGATTGCCTCCTGATATGTTTGTCCTGCCTATCGCTGACCGGCTGCAACTGGCCGGGCTGCGTGAAACTGGCGCAACAACCTTCGCACCACCGGCGTGGAATGAAAGCAGCCGTGGCTACACCGCCGCCGACAGTGTGGCGGTTTGACACACCGCCAGCAGCGCACCGGCGCCGAGCCGGTCCGCCGCGTCCAGTTCGCGCACCTTGGCCAGACGCGCAAAGCCTTCGTCGTGCCTTCCCAGGCGTAGCAGCAGCAGCCCTTCCGCCTTGAGGGCGAGCAGGCAGAAGCGTACCAGGCCCATGGAGTGCCGCACGGCATCGCTCAGCCAGGGCAGGTCGAGCGAGCGCCAGTCGCCGGGAAATCCCAGCATCGCCCCGGCTGCCAGCCGCGCCTGCTCGGCGATGCGCAATGCCTCGTCCAGCTGGTGCTGGTAATAGAAGTAGCGATACAGCGCGACCAGGACCGTGAGATTGCCGGGCGCCAGCACATAGGCGCGCAGTAGCGGCTGCTCCGCCGCACCGCCGGCATAGCCGTCGGCGGCCTCGTTCAGCAGCGCCTCGACGCGCGCCGGCAACGGCGCATCGAAGTACAGGCTGTAGTCATTGAATTCGAGCAGGTCCATGTCAGCGCTTCGCGTGGGGACCGTCGTGATCGAAGGCATGGGCGTCGCAGTGGCCGCCTTCGGCGCACTCGCCGCAGGCGCCGTCCGGCATCTGCGCCAGCTTCTTTTCCAGGTGTTCGATGCGCTCCATCAGGCAGCCGATGGCGCGGCCCACCGGATCTGGGATCAGGTGGTGGTCCAGATCGATGCCGTGCACGGTGCGGCGGGCGGCGTTGCGGGCGCGCACGATGCGGCCGGGGATGCCGACCACCGTGCGCCCTGCCGGCACGTCCTGCACCACCACCGAATTGGCGCCGACGCGCACGCCATCGGCCAGATGGATCGCGCCAAGGACTTTGGCGCCGGCGCCGACCAGCACGCCGTTGCCCAGCTGCGGATGACGACGGCCCTTGTTCCAGCTGGTGCCGCCGAGGGTGACGCCGTGGTACAGCGTGCAGTCGTCGCCTACGATGGCGGTCTCGCCGATCACCACACCGGCGCCGTGGTCGATGAAGAAGCGGCGGCCGATCTGCGCGCCGGGATGGATGTCGATGTTGGTGGTGAGGCGCACCATGAACGCCAGTAGGCGCGCAAGATAGCGCCAGCCACGGCGCCACAGCTTGTGGGCCACGCGATGCAGCATGATGGCGTGCACGCCGGGATAGGTGGTCAGCACCTCGAAACGGTTGCGCGCCGCCGGGTCACGTTCGAACACGCAGGCGATGTCCTCGCGCCACAGCGCGAACAGGCCCGGGGCGGGCGCAGAAACTTCATTGATGGCCAACTCTGCACTGTTCATCATTGCCTCCGTTTTGCTTGCGCGTAGTGCACGGTGCGCACCCTACAAACACACCTGCTTTGCGGCCTTTGTGTCTTGGCGTTCAACGGTTTTGCTCAGTTCGGCCCGGTAGA is a window encoding:
- the cysE gene encoding serine O-acetyltransferase, which codes for MNSAELAINEVSAPAPGLFALWREDIACVFERDPAARNRFEVLTTYPGVHAIMLHRVAHKLWRRGWRYLARLLAFMVRLTTNIDIHPGAQIGRRFFIDHGAGVVIGETAIVGDDCTLYHGVTLGGTSWNKGRRHPQLGNGVLVGAGAKVLGAIHLADGVRVGANSVVVQDVPAGRTVVGIPGRIVRARNAARRTVHGIDLDHHLIPDPVGRAIGCLMERIEHLEKKLAQMPDGACGECAEGGHCDAHAFDHDGPHAKR
- a CDS encoding RnfH family protein encodes the protein MRISIAYAEPHYQFWQELDIDDGATVAYAIERSGILGRFPEIDLEEQKVGVFGKVVKMDAVLNEGDRLEIYRPITADPETVPRKDGGEEDED
- the nifM gene encoding nitrogen fixation protein NifM encodes the protein MTTDNYLRLRTALAGFQRTPAQLSDDERQAVDLQVARAAALQDRVLAHAAAQDVHVPAAVVEQAVQSIRVRYDNEESFRDDLAGNGLDPLTLRGALERELRVDAVIERVSAAHCTVSDDEAAIYYYQHPERFTRPEIRTVRHILITLNEAYADNRRDRALPRLQQIRREITDPMQQFAAMARRHSECPSALEGGRLGRVKPGMLYAALDAALFTLAAGEVSEVLESEIGLHILWCEAIEPGGVIPFSEVRSKIIDHLGERKRKQFLRQWLATS
- a CDS encoding nitrogenase-stabilizing/protective protein NifW, producing MSTLNDDLQDLESTEDFLDYFGIGYERAVVQVYRLHILQRFHDYMQRVSLPEDEDAQRAAYREALAAAYQDFVLSDAVTEKVFKVFQAAAPRKVPVTFTDIRSF
- a CDS encoding nitrogen fixation protein NifZ, yielding MRPQFDYGDKVRVIRNVRNDGTFPGMATGDLLVRRGSVGFVRNIGTFLQDQIIYEVHFLDDERVVGCREEELIDAAAHWVPSRFESREYVSAALTLAHQGKVLVQAGARGQILKVWRDDETGVSYDVIFHDLTLRVPERGLNPVEEQA